One window from the genome of Pandoraea fibrosis encodes:
- a CDS encoding MacB family efflux pump subunit has translation MTNTAAPLLRLTGISRTFGEGVGAVTVLRDVELDIARGEMVAIMGPSGSGKSTLMNVLGCLDRASSGRYEIDAQDVAALSDDALAARRRESFGFIFQRYHLMGHLTAQGNVEVPAVYAGTSKTRRASRSAALLERLGLGKHLSHRPSQMSGGQQQRVSIARALMNGGDIILADEPTGALDSHSGLEVMQILRELHASGHTIILVTHDPGVAAWAQRVIEIADGRIVCDRMNPPNDKSDTAPVALAGTVKAPPGETLCDGLRAPSQSPVPTTADAPRRRRLTGWLSGWPTFSESLSMAWHALASHRLRTGLTMLGIIIGITSVVSLSAIGEGTKRRVLNDIGNIAPNTITVLRGKDFNDDKAAEIRTLLPRDAMLLAAQPYTDSVTPQVGPRTARMRFGRLDTDAQVHGEGADFMRANGLTLARGRSFDASEVERQAQVALIGENTLRKLMPNGGDPIGQIVLAGSLPLRIIGVVRDRSSMFVSRSLNVYVPWTTVASRLAGQQHLESITVRILDGHPPAAAEAGIIRVLTQAHGQKDFFTFNMDTIVKSISRTSQMLTLLLSFVALISLVVGGIGVMNIMLVSVTERTREIGIRRAIGARRQDILRQFLIEAVLVCLMGGAVGVALSYAIGWLVATFVPHVAVVFSPSTFAAAVMCASAIGVVSGWWPARSAARLDPVDALARE, from the coding sequence GTGACGAACACCGCCGCCCCGCTGCTGCGCCTCACGGGCATCTCCCGCACATTCGGCGAGGGCGTGGGCGCCGTCACCGTATTGCGGGATGTCGAACTCGACATCGCACGGGGCGAAATGGTCGCGATTATGGGGCCGTCCGGCTCGGGCAAGTCGACGCTGATGAACGTGCTCGGCTGTCTCGACCGGGCCAGCAGCGGCCGCTACGAGATCGATGCTCAGGATGTGGCAGCGCTCTCGGACGACGCGCTCGCGGCAAGGCGGCGCGAGTCCTTCGGCTTCATCTTCCAGCGCTACCACCTGATGGGGCACCTCACCGCACAGGGCAATGTCGAAGTCCCCGCCGTGTACGCCGGCACGTCGAAGACGCGTCGCGCGTCACGCTCGGCGGCATTGCTCGAACGCCTCGGCCTGGGCAAACATTTGTCGCATCGCCCATCGCAAATGTCGGGTGGCCAGCAGCAGCGCGTGAGTATTGCGCGGGCGCTGATGAACGGCGGCGACATCATCCTCGCCGACGAACCGACCGGCGCGCTCGACAGCCATAGCGGTCTCGAGGTCATGCAGATCCTGCGCGAACTGCATGCCAGCGGGCACACCATCATTCTCGTCACACACGATCCCGGCGTCGCGGCGTGGGCGCAACGCGTCATCGAGATTGCCGACGGCCGGATCGTGTGCGATCGCATGAATCCTCCGAACGACAAGAGCGACACGGCGCCAGTCGCCTTGGCCGGGACGGTGAAAGCCCCGCCGGGCGAAACCTTGTGCGACGGCCTCCGCGCCCCGTCGCAAAGCCCTGTCCCAACCACTGCCGACGCCCCTCGCCGTCGACGCCTGACCGGCTGGCTGAGTGGTTGGCCGACGTTCTCGGAAAGCCTGTCGATGGCGTGGCACGCGCTGGCGTCGCATCGGCTGCGCACCGGGCTGACCATGCTCGGCATCATCATTGGCATCACCTCGGTGGTATCACTTTCGGCCATCGGTGAAGGCACGAAGCGGCGCGTGCTCAACGACATCGGCAACATCGCGCCGAACACCATCACCGTGCTGCGCGGCAAGGATTTCAACGACGACAAGGCCGCCGAGATTCGCACACTGCTGCCGCGCGACGCCATGCTGCTCGCCGCACAGCCGTACACCGACAGCGTGACGCCGCAAGTCGGCCCGCGCACGGCGCGCATGCGCTTCGGACGTCTCGATACCGACGCGCAAGTGCACGGCGAAGGCGCCGATTTCATGCGTGCCAACGGCCTGACACTTGCGCGCGGGCGCAGCTTCGACGCGTCTGAAGTCGAGCGGCAGGCGCAGGTGGCGCTGATCGGGGAGAACACACTCAGGAAGCTCATGCCCAACGGGGGCGATCCCATCGGTCAGATCGTGCTCGCCGGGTCGTTGCCGCTGCGCATCATCGGCGTAGTGCGCGACCGCTCGTCGATGTTCGTGAGCCGTTCGCTCAACGTCTACGTGCCGTGGACGACGGTAGCGAGTCGTCTGGCGGGACAGCAACATCTGGAGTCGATCACGGTGCGCATTCTCGACGGGCATCCGCCGGCGGCCGCCGAGGCCGGCATCATCCGCGTGCTCACACAGGCGCACGGTCAGAAAGACTTCTTCACGTTCAACATGGACACCATCGTGAAGTCGATCTCGCGCACCAGCCAGATGCTCACGCTGCTGCTCTCGTTCGTGGCGCTGATCTCGCTCGTGGTCGGCGGTATCGGTGTGATGAACATCATGCTGGTGTCGGTCACGGAGCGCACCCGCGAGATCGGCATTCGGCGTGCCATCGGCGCGCGTCGTCAGGACATCCTCCGGCAGTTCCTGATCGAAGCCGTGCTCGTTTGCCTGATGGGCGGCGCCGTCGGTGTGGCGCTGTCCTACGCCATCGGCTGGCTCGTGGCGACGTTCGTGCCGCACGTCGCCGTTGTGTTCTCCCCGAGTACGTTTGCCGCCGCAGTGATGTGCGCGAGCGCCATCGGTGTGGTCAGTGGCTGGTGGCCTGCCCGCAGTGCCGCAAGGCTCGACCCTGTCGATGCGCTGGCACGCGAATGA